The Nocardioides pantholopis genome window below encodes:
- a CDS encoding phosphotransferase family protein, giving the protein MADPLSRLSPEQRELLLRWLPDARVLEDLSWGLVETTVLSLASGQGRFIVKAGGVTDRHIARELRAHREWLEPWVSTGHAPELAYGDEGARLLVTRYLPGRLVEGTGAQDDPDTYRQAGALLAAFHGQLSVVDQGWNDRFRARVEHQIGLPHRIDPRIERRVRAEVASWTSGGARVLPTHGDWQPRNWLIDDGVVRVIDLGRADLRPQSEDFVRLAGQDFARDPGLEEAFLEGYGEDPREPDEWRRALVAQAVGAAVWAYGVGDEGFEASGHRLLDGLYPEGAGQAG; this is encoded by the coding sequence GTGGCGGACCCACTGAGCCGGCTGAGCCCCGAGCAGCGCGAGCTGCTGCTGCGGTGGCTGCCCGACGCGCGGGTCCTCGAGGACCTCAGCTGGGGACTGGTCGAGACGACCGTGCTCTCCCTGGCCAGCGGCCAGGGCCGCTTCATCGTCAAGGCGGGCGGCGTCACCGACAGGCACATCGCCCGGGAGCTCCGCGCGCACCGGGAGTGGCTGGAGCCCTGGGTCAGCACCGGGCACGCTCCCGAGCTGGCGTACGGCGACGAGGGGGCGAGGCTGCTGGTCACCCGCTACCTCCCGGGCAGGCTGGTGGAGGGGACCGGCGCGCAGGACGACCCGGACACCTATCGGCAGGCGGGCGCGCTGCTCGCCGCCTTCCACGGCCAGCTCTCGGTCGTCGACCAGGGCTGGAACGACCGCTTCCGGGCGCGCGTCGAGCACCAGATCGGGCTGCCGCACCGCATCGACCCCCGGATCGAGCGGCGCGTGCGCGCCGAGGTGGCGAGCTGGACCAGCGGCGGCGCCCGGGTCCTCCCCACGCACGGTGACTGGCAGCCGCGCAACTGGCTGATCGACGACGGCGTCGTCCGGGTGATCGACCTCGGACGCGCCGACCTGCGCCCGCAGAGCGAGGACTTCGTCCGCCTCGCGGGTCAGGACTTCGCACGCGATCCCGGCCTGGAGGAGGCGTTCCTCGAGGGGTACGGCGAGGACCCCCGCGAACCGGACGAGTGGCGGCGCGCCCTGGTGGCGCAGGCGGTCGGCGCCGCGGTGTGGGCCTACGGAGTCGGCGACGAGGGGTTCGAGGCGTCCGGGCACCGGCTGCTGGACGGGCTGTACCCGGAGGGTGCCGGTCAGGCGGGCTAG